GCGATTTTCCGGGTTTCTGTCGACCCGACGGGTTTTGCGCAACTTGTGTTTAAATTTCCAAGCTGGAAAAGGCTCGCCAAAGACGGCCGTTATGTCTGTGTTCCTGCCAATGTCCCGCCTTTTGTTCTGGGCTCGAGCAGTGCGTTTCGTGGCGGATTCACGCTCGAGGTCTCCTTTTCGGTTTGGCAGAACGCCGTCTTTCGCCCGCTGTGCGATatgaggacgaagagcggTTCACCTTCCGTGATGTCTGTTTTTTACAGAAGAACTCCCGTGTGCCAGCATAATCCTGTGACCAGCGTCTTCTGAGCGTCCTCCCGCGCGTCCCTCAGCTTGCTGCTCTTCGGAGGCACCGGCTTCAAGCCCTGGAGGCTTGGCGGGGCGCTGCAACTTCAAAACGCCGTCTCCtgtcgcggcgaaggcaggacAAGCGCGCTTTCTAATAAATCTCACACGTTACCGCACAGGTAAAGCTACCCTAGCCCATGCATAAAGGGCATACAGGTATTCGCACACTGACACGGGATTCGTAACTTCTTTCTACCTATGCATGTCCGTGGGCGAATGCCGCTTCCCCAAGCCCCAGAGAGAACGTGGATCAGTAAACAGACCCTCGCGATCGAATCAGAAGTCCTTCGCTCAAAGTTACCAGAAAAAAGGTAGAATGCACAGCCTAGGAATGAGAaagcaggcgctgcctcgACTTGAGGGCTATCGCTTGCAGACGCGCTGGAAAAAGAGGCAATCTCGCGGAACAGCAAGAAGCGAATCGGGTCTCTTGAAAAGTCTAGAGGATTAggtggaggcgaggaagggggAGATGCGTGCATGCGTACCAAATCggcaagaaagaagaagactgAGGGAGAGGTTGTGTCTGCGCATACGAGAGAAAAATCCTGACCTGTGATTGGGTTGTTGCAGAAGCCCGAACGGAGAGCAAGCGTATAGCCGCGAAGTTCCTGTCTGTACTGGAGGGAAAAAGAAACTACACTTCTCCTTCATCATGAAGGCCACTCTAGTTCGAGGCGTCGTTCGCCCTGGCCGCCTTCAGGGCCTCAAGAGTGGGTACGAAGAGACCAGCAAATCCCTTCTCGAAACGTAGAGCAGAGTGAAGACATCTCAAATGTACGAGACTGAGTGTGCCTTctgcccgcggcgcagacgggaAGAGCAAGTCTACATTCCGTTTATAAGAGAGGAGTTCGCGCATCTGCAGGATGTTCAGGAGAAATGGAAACGCTTATTCCCCACGGGGCTGTCGGCGTATGGAGGAGAGAACTCCTCCTAGAGTGTATGACACTCCGGACTTCAGGCTCGCAAGATACGCATGTTATTCTGTGTCTAGTTCACTTCACTCACGCCGCAGATATTTACACCAAGAGACTTCTTCCTGCTTGtccgcgagcctcgcgctcaCCTGAGCGTATCTATCTCGCACGCGGAGCTTGCGGCCGTCCTCGTTCCGTTTGTACTCGAGACTGACAATGTCAAAGCCCTCTCTGAACAGAGAAAAGTTGGAAATTCAGTCGACACTTCAACTCTCGTTCATTCCGGATGTAGGGATCCCACCACATGCCCTCGATGCATTCAGATACAGGCCACTGGCGTGCAGCCCAGCGAAAGGGGAAGTCATGGATTGTGTTGAACACGAGCTGCTTGGCTTTAGCATCGCTATTGCAGTGCAGGCTTCCGTGGATCTGCGCTGTAATCACGTCCACGCATCTTTCATAGAGGGGGGGCTCGCTTTCTTTCTTTCTGCCCATCTCTGCGGAGGCAAATTGATTCCCGAAGCGGCGACTCTTTTCTGAAGCGTTCACCAGGAAGCTGTCGCTGCGAAAAAGCTCGAAAAACGGCGGCATCGCGCCTACCGATACGAGCTAGGGTCAACGGATCGTATTCGTGCAGCATCGAGTCACGAGGAGAGATTTTGGCTCTAGGGTGCCTGTTTTCCGTACCGACAGGGATAGCTTTTGCTTCGCTCGCGGAGGAACTGAATGCGGTTGAGTTCTTTCTGCACCACAGCGAGGGCCGAAACCTCCAGAGAGCGCGTGAGAAGACCGTAAAGAGAAAACACGCAGCTGCGAGTTGCCACCAGAGCAGCACGAGCGGCGACAACCGCATTGCAGCCCAGGAAAGGAATCGCGCAAGTCCGTGTCTCGCGTTCGCAGAACGAAGGTCTCAGATTCAGAACGCGTCAACGGCAAGTCTACGTTTCTCTCCTACGTGGCCCCTCGATGAGTTGCTTGTCTTCTTCACAAGCGACGGAGTTGGGTGCAGCTCTGCTGTGTTTTGAAGTCCAAGCTACCGATCTCTAGCTCCCTCAGGTCGTTTTGCTCAGATGTGGCTGAGGTTCAGCCTCACACAGTGCAGGCTCAAGTTGAGCTGAGCCGGGTTAAGGGACGCTTGACAGACTTCGTCTGTCTATCGCCAACCCGGCTGCAGTCCTTCTTTTCCAGTCAACTCACAGCCTCCTCGCGATCGGCGACGGCCTGGTAGAgagcctctcgcgtctcgaTTTTCCGTCTGCACCGCACAAAGAAAAAGGTGTCTCTGATATTTTCTCCTGTATTGGCACGATGATCATAAAAGAGGAGAGCAGCTGCAAGGTTATCGTCTTCTGTTTGTGGAGAGGGGCCGGCTATGaagaaatatatatatgtatgtttaCCTCAGTGTTTGCTTGTTCTTGTGTACATACAGATCTAAAAGCCGCGTAACAGGAAAAGGCGACTCCGAGCCAGAAGTGCGTCAAACTGTGGCGCACCTAATATGAACAACGCAATGGCTCCCAGAGGTGATACACACGTGAACTGTTGCTCTATACTTTGGTGCAATTCGAGCCCTCCAGGGTAGGAAACAAAGCGAGAAACATGCAGAAAGTGAcaacgctgcggcgcgagggcgtccATAATCTCGGGGAGCTTCCACTTGCGAATGTATACGCACAGATGCGACAGAAAACGCGACGATAGATTTCAGATTTCCGTCTGTGACAAATCCCTGTTGCGTTCTGCACTCTTGGCTTTGCACCTGCGTATACCTTCGGGATGCTGATGTGCATAAAAATAAAACAAATGGTGCGGGGCTTTGCGTCATATGCTGTGTTGCCTCACGGCCTACAAACGACTCGGGGCCACGGCACTGAGACCTGACCTTCTCGCCTGATTGAAGAGAGCTTGATGAGCTTCTTTCCGCTGCTTGTCCGCCTGCGACAAACTCTTTTCTTCACGTCTGGCATTTCGCTCGTGATCTGCAGAGCAAAGCGTATGCAGAATGCGGGTCACCAGGAGTCCTCGATGACGGAAAGACCGACTTTGTATCAGATGGGCGCAAGGAGCCGGCTGTGAATCTGCAGCTGTGGGCTTAAGGTTATATTCCGCTTATTTACGCAAATAAAAAGATGTCGAAGCATTTTGTCTTGTGTACGCGTGATGATGAGGGTGAGGGATGGGGAGAGGGACTGCACGGGTATCATCAGTTGTTGTCGAGCGTAGCTGATCCTGAAGggacatatatatgtatatatatacttttGTGTAGGCATGTTTTTGTGTATACACATATCTCCATCTGAATGAAGATATGCCCACATCTGGGTTTGCAAAAGTGCGTACCGTTCGCGAAAGAAGCAACAAAAGGGAGGTCTGCTGCCGGTTGGACCGGGTctgcgacgacagcgactcTTGCGAACTTCTCGCGCCTGCTTTTCAGTCGAGCTTTTTCCAGCCCTTCACGATAGGGAATATTTTCCCGAGGTCTATAGAGAGTGTGCATTTTGGCTACAGATGCTAGCGAGAGGTTGACACTTTTCAACAGCCGCGGCCACACAACGAATGAAGCATTCGTGATGGAGGATGCCCAGATTCTTAGCGCTTCGGCACCTTTGGCGAATTCATCGAAGCCACGACAATGGCAGGAcagaaaaaggaagaaaCGTGCGAAAGCAGGGAACTCTGACCCGGAAGGCGAGGTACACAGCCGCAAGAAGAAAAATGGGAGAAGGCTGCTCACAGACAGCTATCCAGCTGCCCCGAATCTCAGAAGAATCCGAAAGTGAGGAGAGTCAACGAATGCACAACTAAAGAAGCACAGAATGCGACAAGGAATGGTAAGTACTCTGGAAGAGGGTCTCCATCATACGGTCAGTTCGATGCGCATAGACTATGGATTCGCTTTCGCAGAGGCGGATTCTGAGCCGGATAAAAATACCATAGGACTCGCCTCTGACCGCGGAAGAGGGACCGACAGAACGTGTTCAATGACGGGGTCGCCAGCAGTTTTTCTACACGGCTGAAGTGCCATGCGCTGCAAAGAAGACAAGTCACGCCTGTATTTGGAGTCAACCGCAAGAGGCGACGGACCGCAGACGGTTGCGAGCGGACATCAACATCGGCGGCTTTGCATTGAACCTGATACGGAGCGTTTTCCATTGGATGCAGCATTTGGGCCATGTGGCGACAGTGCCATTTGACGGGGAACGAGCGGCAAGCGCAGGAAAGAGGATCAGAAGACAAATGCGCTGTGAAGTTCTGAGCAGACTGCTTGGCGGCCTTCGAGCGGTACAAGAAACGGTGAAAACGCTGTAGCTCTACGGCCATCGCGAGAAACCACGCGTTATGAAGGGCCTTAAGAATTTAGGCCTCCCATCCGCGGCAGGCAATCTCGATGGGAGGGGCGCGTGAACAGTTTTCAGGGTTCAGGCAAGGCGTTGCGAAGGACGCATTAAGGCTCCCGCTGTAAAGCAGATGTCGCGCTCAATAAAAgcatgcgtgcgtgtgcACAAATTCGGCTCATGAACTCGATGTTTGTTAGCCGTCAGCGCATACGTGAAGTTGGGGCTGCAGCCACCAAGGGCCTCGGGTCTGTGGCACAGCTAGTTACCTTGTACCCTCTTTCCTTCGCGTATCTGGGAGACACGGCGCGTCTCAGAAGCCGTCTAAACGCGAGCCTTGCACCTTCGCACCTGCTGTTGACaagaaagaagacgaagtGGAGAGAGCTTTTTCGTGCGGTTCCTCTTCCTTACTAGTGGCAACACACCAATACCAATTCATTCAGCTGATCAGGACATGCTTGAATGAGCCACAAACGAAAGCATGCCCGCAGCCTTCGGCACTTACGCATGAGGAAAACATCATGAGAGGAACCGCCACGCCACCCACTTTGGTAAAAGAACATGGATTACCAACACGCTGCACCACTTCAGCCGATCATGAGGCATGAATATGTATTTGAGTGTGCACAAGCGTAAACGAATCTGTGAACGCCGGGCTCAGAGAGGCATCTGCGTATGGTTCACGCTGAATAAACACACCACTCTGCTATTGCGCACTTCAACTATATAGAGCACAAGCATCTGAGGTACCGTCAGTCAAACACTATGGGGTTTGTGCGTGCGCGAGGATTTTATGGCCTTGCCACCcctgccttcctctgcagcgcctccgaCTGGTGGCATTGTGGCGATGCCTTCAGAAAGCTCGATGGGCGCTGTTTTCGCCGACGTGTAACGTCAAACCTCTCcccgcttctgcagctgcagattTTCGGGGTGACACGTCCTCCACATAGAAGCAACAGACATGAATATGAGCCTCTGCGTGACAAGCCAGTGGAGACATACCCACACACCACGCTTATAGATATTttttatatatttataaaGGCAGCTTGCTTGCGTTCGTAATTCTGGTCTCCTACTTCACACTGCCACTGATTCGCGGCCATTCTTTGGTTCGGCGTTTCAGATGACTTGtacgcggcgcggcgctccaaCAACGTCGGCGGAAACTCAGGACGTTGTTGGCTTGCCGGGGCGCGTTCTGACTTCGTGCCTGTTTAGAAACTGGAGCGACCTGCGACAatgcggcgaagcggcatTTCTTATACTCTCCCGAAGCCAATACGCAGCGGTGTCTGATCACTCAGCGCCTAGTTGACATGGACTGCCCTATACACGACCCCAGCATCGTCACGAAAGAAACTGCACAGATAGACTCCCGATCCGGCTGATAACTTTCTCATAATAATCCCTGTCCATTTAGTGGTAGGAACTACAGCTTCATATCTTTCGTGACTCGAAGTGACTGGCTTCGGCGACATCGTCCGTCAGCGCTggtgcgtcgccgcgtgcctGCTGTGGTCTTGGCGCACGCTGAGGTTCCCCTCTCAAACTTCCCTAGGCATTCGACACAAAAAATTCTCCTTCAAAGCGAGCATCCAGCACAACTTCCTTTTCTGTTCCAAATTCCCCCCTCTTTTCCCCTGCGCCTTTGCCCAGCAACCAGTCTGCTAGCTTTGCCGTCGGTCCTCGCGCGCATGAGAGCCCTGGCAGGTCTTGACTGGGGACGGCAcgtgccgcgcgcgggcgcacaTCGATGCTAGTTTCTTGCCCTTTCTTTGCTCCTCAGCTGCTCGAGCAGAGACCTTCCCCTGCTGATGAAAGTTGGAAAAATATTTGGCCGGTTTCTCcctttctgcctctgctgcgtcaaAAAGTCGCTTCGTGTTCACCCTTGTCTTGCGAAAAATCGCGTGCATGTGCAacgccgcggacgacgagccACTGTGGTGTGTATGTACACTTGAACTCAATCAGTCAACCATCCGCTTGGCTCGCGAATCTTTAATTCATTTCGGGGTAAAGCGTAAGACTTGTCTTGTACCCTTGGCGTCTTTCCGCAGCTTTAGTCGTGGAACTTCCCTTCCCTGTCGAACTCGTGAGCGCGTGGGCAACGGGTTCGCTTCAAGATCGCGCCGCTTGTCCTCTGGCAGGTCTCTCTTATTCGGGAGCGCTACGTTGTTTGGGAAACAAACCAGCTTACCGCCATCTAGTTCCCTTGCCGGAGAGGCCTTTGTAGTTGGCGTGTGCCTCTCAGGCTTTACAAACAGCCGTTTCCTTGTCAAACTGCACTGGTCTGCGCCGTGACCGCGAGGCCCGGCGACACGTGCATCGAAGAGAAACCATtggcgagaggagaggctcAGTCACGTTTTTCCCCTTCAAAACACAGAGCTGTTCAAAAAGAAAGaactttcctcttctccctctcccatATTTCGGttgctgcctcgtcgctccACACTTCGAGGGGTTTCGGCTCCGCCATTTCTCTGTTTAACCGCGACGTCGAAGGCACACAAAGGCCACCTCCTCGATCCGCAAGTATTTTCTCTCGCACCTGTCCTATTTCTCCGGATTAAGCATTCCTGGGGTCTTTCGCGGAAGGTGGccgtgcgtctctgccgtGCATAACCTTGAGCATCCCCACCACCATTTCCGTTTTCCTGCAATACTGTCCAATGTTGAGTTTATCTCTTCCGACGCGCACCCATGCACTTGACGGCTGGTATACATCGACGTTCGCGAGAGCCTGAGCCGCACTCTCTGTGCGGATATCCTTTTCGGTTTACTACCTTTTTTTCATCCCGGCGAGGAAAATGAGAGCGAAAGGAAAAGGCTCCATGAGGTAGCTGTGCAACTCtcgttttttcctcttctcacTGAGTGTGTACGGCTCTTTTCTACGTCGTCTTCCTGCGTGCTTCGCTCCTTCCCCTGTATGCCGTGCCAGGCAGCTCGTTTGTCGTAACTGCGTCCAGGCCTGCCTCCACTTTGGCCAAAAAGTCTTTTTCTCTTGGTTCAAATATTGTCACGAGTTTTAGCTCACGCTTGCAATGACACATTGACTGACGCGGTTTTCCCTCCTTGTGAGCGACAGTTTTCTCATCTGCTTGAGGTAtacccctctctctctcagtcCCGTGTTCCTGTCTTGCCCGTCGCGCCAGCAAGAATGATCATTCCCGCATGTTCACCAGGTTTTCTCTCCAACACGAGATCGTCGTTGTCTTTTTCTCCATATAAAACGAGAAGATGACggtctcgcgctcgcctccgggCGCGTCCGAGTCCTTCGCCCTCAGCTCGACGCTGGAGGAGGATTCTCGCCAGCAGGAAGGATCCGCCAGCGACTGGCCTTCTTCACTGTCTCACCCGTCTCCTCACATTCGAGTTTCCTTCGGTGAAAGGCCCCGAAACTCTTCTACCCTCGTTTCCTTTCTCGAAGAAAAAACACCTGCGGTGCCGCTAGCGGTCGCTTCAGACGGACTCTGCACAGACGtgcccgcgccgtcgccttccttctccgaGACAGCGGAAcgcgccctctcgcctgcctctgcgtcgtcttccttcgcgATTTCAgcgccctctccgtcgtTTCCGTTCACCGTTCCCTCgtgcccttcttcgccgtcgtctctttTTTCCCCCGACATTCTTCTGCCTCCATCCGAGCGCAGCAGGTTGGCTGGTACGGAGAAAGATCCGGTGGAACCCGAAGAGATACAGCAAGCAGAGGcacgaggcgcacgcggcgcagcggtaTCTTTCGGGGAGGGAatgcgtctcttctcgcttgcGCACTTCGCGCTATCCtggaagcgagaaaaaagcgagccgcgcttcgccgctgcaagaaacgaaggcgagaTTGAGACGGGAAGTGTCTGGGGCCTCTACATGCTGGCGAGCCTCGCCttagcggccgcggcctccctgACCAGACACTGTGGAGGAGAgtcggcgaggaagaaatcCGGCGACGCAAAGCGCGAAAGAGTAAGCTGAGGATTGGCTCGCGTCAGCAGGCGCGTGTGTCGACACTCACAGTCTCGCCCCGTCGCGGGTCCGTCCTCACAAATGAACCACTCTCATATATGCAAACTCTCGCATGTCCACTGTCGCCGCTGTCACTggacagatatatacatatatatgtatatatatcgcTGCAGCGTTCTGCGTGTGCTGTTGTGCCTGGTTTCGAGAGGGCGAAGCACCAGTACTTTTTCTTGGTTCGCTGAGATTTGCCGATGTGTTACCCTTACTCGCGGCTCTCCATCTTCTCTTTCCCTCGCCTGTTGTTTTCAGCTTTTTCGCCTTTTGGATCTTCCGTTGCCTCCGCCGTTGCCTTTGCCGTCGCTTCTCCCGCCTCAatcgtcgtctccttctcgctcgccgtccgcttcctcttcttcgcctccgcccccgctgCCGTGGCTCTTAGGCCCTGTGGAGGCCTGCaggtgcgccgcggcaggcggctgccattcagcgccttctgcagcgtgCCCTCCTTTTGacgccttcgcttcttctttcgcgcAAGCGGCCTCCAAGCCAGGGCCGCCTTGCgtcgcggccgaggcgcctctgtctcatctgcagccgcgggagtctcctttttcctctctggTTACGCCAGCTGGTGCCctggaggcgcgctgcgcctgcgcgtctccgtcgcaggTTTCCCCTTGCGCTGGCCCGCTgtgcgcgttcgcctccgtcgtcggCACAGAGCTTTTCTTTGCGAGGCAAGGCCGGCGGGTCGCGCTGCTGTACGAAGGATGGACGATGAAGGAGAGCAGGTGGAGGCGCGTGTGGCGCCGGCGGTACCTGATGCTCTTCGCGGTAACTCACGGGCCTTGCGAGGCGTTGGATAAGGCGTCCGTCACGGGCATGGCCTCTCGAAttccggctgcgcggcgcatTCGGGGCTCGTCCGCGCAGACGCAAGCGCATCTGCCGCTGGCTGCGCGGAGCTCGACGTTTACTGGCGGATCGGATTCCGTTTCCCGCCCGGAGACCCCCGCGGGGGAGACTGTCTCCGGAGGATCAGGGCCTCCGTCCGCCCGGttttcgctctcgctggAATCCTCGCTCTGGTGGATCTTAGGCcgagcagagaggaaacaAATCGGTGACGCAGAAACCCGCAAGGAGTGCCTCGACTTcagctccgcgtcgcccttctcaCCGCGtccgctctccctcgccaAGACAAATCAGTGCGAGTCTCGCTCGGCTGAGGAGGccaccggcgcgcgcgagcagagcctacgctgggcgcctccgcgccgcccaggtgaagagagagacgctcgCACAAGACGCCGGGAGGAACGCGAGTGCGCGACGCAATTTGCATCGACGCCGGGCTCCGCCACTCGCAAGCGCTCGGCGAGGGGGAGCGACAACTCAGAGCGGCCTGCAGCctgggcggcggaagacgagagggCGACTGGACGTTGCGAGACCTGTTCGCGCGTTCAGCTGTTCCTTGCAGCCTACGAAGTCAACCCAAGGTGTACTCGACGAAGAGAGATGGAGTCGAGCGAAACCGGTccagcggcgccctcgcagacGTCCTACGCGTCGTTCGGGCACGCCTTACGGTGCCCACACACTCCGTTCAAGTCTGCAGATGCCGCAGAatgcgcagcgacgccagcgagagagacagagatagGAGAGGAGCAaaaggcgctggcgagctTGTTGGCTTACCCGGCACCCCCGCCAACGGATATCGTAACTCTGAGCACGGACATGGTACGCAGACATAGGTAAAGTGCATCCCGCCAAGCAGAAACACTCaaaacatatatatctgtgcGCAGAGGACATGCAAACGCCATACATGTGTGCACTGGCGCACCCTCGGAGCAGATACGTGGAGGACAGTACAAAacgctgaggaagaagatgcaCGCAGACAGCTTACAACACGCTCGTGTATCTCACCTgccgggcgcgcgcagaaCGCGAGTACAACCCCTGAGTTTGAGTCTTTGAACTGGCTGTTTCCGACCTCAGTTAAAGCGAAGGCGCAACTTGCATGCGCACAATAGGTTGGCGAGTGTCTCTCTTTTCAGGCTGCGGAGATCCTGCCCGCTGTTCtcccccgcgcgcgtctccagcTGTCTTCTGCCTGTCCTTTTCTCGCGCAAGAGGCTGCGAGGGgttcgtcctcttctgcaTCCCATATCGGCCCTGAGTCGTCTCCTCACCACTCAGTCGGGGGTCGTAAGCGGCGGCAAGAGCGGGAGCGCAGGCagctcgcagccgcagcgcgacgcgaagagtTGCTTTCACATGAGGCGCTGGGCACGATGTGGGCGATggcaggagagagcgacgcgcccgcagaagaggaggaggagcgcgacgacgagggctgGGAGTGCGTGGAGAGGCCGGCAGAACGAGATGCCGAGAGCGACTTTATCGAGTGCGAGACGTTGGTAAGCTGGTGGGCGACTCTCCATGCCAGGAGACAGTCTCTTCTGTGTCAGATTTCTCTGTCGAATCACGAGTCTTTGCGCGTGTTGGACAGGAATCGATCGCCTTGTAATCGTCACTCTACAGTGTGTTTCAGCTGGATAGGTTgtcctctcgccgcctgaCAGATGCCCTGTCGCCGTTATGTTTTCTCTAGCCACTGCGCTTTCGATTCTTTCTTTTGATAAGTCtaggaaaaaaaaaactgtcGATCTTGGGTTCGAGGAGGATGTATGTCTTACGTATTGTTTTTTAATACTCAAAATGTTAGATGAACTATACTAGCTCATAGCGAAACTTTAGGGTCTCGTATTTGTGGCTTCGGCTGTTCTGACTtctcgttttctttcttccgcgtGGGATCTTCTGTTTTTCGCCGCACAGGTTTCGTGTGATATCCTCGCGTGCGCACCCGTTCGTGCATTCTGCATCTTCTGTTTCTTTTCCCCTATCCGCCCTCCAGGTTctccgcagcgcagacggTCGGCGCTTGCGTCTAGCGCCTTGTTCGGCGTTCCTGTCGCCTTCCCCGTGTGGCGGTTGCCCGCACCTTCCAACGTCTGCGCGTCGAGAGTCGTGCGACACCGCCTCCCCTCctgctccctctccctctaAGGCCTGGCCTCCTGCACagcgggcctgcgccgcctctctgaAAAGTGACGCAAGCTCTTGCCGGGGTTCTCCGCCTCTGTCTtgtgcgcgcgcagcctctccgctgcggtCCGCAttgccgcgcctgcctgttGCTGCCTCGCATTTGTCTggtctctccgcggcgttgcATGCGTTTTCGCCCCGGGTGAGTGAGTCTGCAGGCAGCACCActgcgccctcgcctgcTCTCTCTTGTTCCTCTTCTTGCGCGTCCTCCAGGCTCTCTTCAGACATCTTCCGCGGCATCGGCGAGagtgcctgcggcgccgtggcGGACGCTGAGGAGGTCGTGAGCCGCCTCCGAGAAAGCCACTCGCCTGAGGCGTGCGATGACTGGCGTGCCGCTCacggcgctggagccgcccgcgcagaggaggcgacagttgtgcggcggcgcagcgagcaggcGGATGGGGACAGCGGGCGAGGCTGGTGCAGGGCCgccaggagggagagggaggcggcgcgcgcgacgaccgagggcgagaggcagcACAGTGGAAAGAGTGCCAGAGACGCGGAAACATGGTGCAAATcgaacgaggaggacgagagcCCCGTGCTTCTTGCAGGGCCAGAGACGACCGGAAGGCGagctgaagagagagacgagcgcgcTGAGGAGGTTGGGGGTGACagggtggcggcggaggaaaagATTAAACAGTGCCGGGGAGGCAGCGACTCGTATGTTTCTCAGGAGGGACGAatcggcgcgagagaggcttTCCGTCTTCAGTCCGTGGACGTGGAGGCAGACCACACGCATTCACTCAGCAGCTGCCAGATGAGtcccagcggctgcggcaagGAGACCGCCTCGCGGGAGCTCCG
The Besnoitia besnoiti strain Bb-Ger1 chromosome VIII, whole genome shotgun sequence genome window above contains:
- a CDS encoding hypothetical protein (encoded by transcript BESB_081600), with translation MHTLYRPRENIPYREGLEKARLKSRREKFARVAVVADPVQPAADLPFVASFANDHERNARREEKSLSQADKQRKEAHQALFNQARRRKIETREALYQAVADREEAKELNRIQFLRERSKSYPCREGFDIVSLEYKRNEDGRKLRVRDRYAQYRQELRGYTLALRSGFCNNPITGDGVLKLQRPAKPPGLEAGASEEQQAEGRAGGRSEDAGHRIMLAHGSSSVKNRHHGR
- a CDS encoding hypothetical protein (encoded by transcript BESB_081610), with the translated sequence MTVSRSPPGASESFALSSTLEEDSRQQEGSASDWPSSLSHPSPHIRVSFGERPRNSSTLVSFLEEKTPAVPLAVASDGLCTDVPAPSPSFSETAERALSPASASSSFAISAPSPSFPFTVPSCPSSPSSLFSPDILLPPSERSRLAGTEKDPVEPEEIQQAEARGARGAAVSFGEGMRLFSLAHFALSWKREKSEPRFAAARNEGEIETGSVWGLYMLASLALAAAASLTRHCGGESARKKSGDAKRERLFRLLDLPLPPPLPLPSLLPPQSSSPSRSPSASSSSPPPPLPWLLGPVEACRCAAAGGCHSAPSAACPPFDAFASSFAQAASKPGPPCVAAEAPLSHLQPRESPFSSLVTPAGALEARCACASPSQVSPCAGPLCAFASVVGTELFFARQGRRVALLYEGWTMKESRWRRVWRRRYLMLFAVTHGPCEALDKASVTGMASRIPAARRIRGSSAQTQAHLPLAARSSTFTGGSDSVSRPETPAGETVSGGSGPPSARFSLSLESSLWWILGRAERKQIGDAETRKECLDFSSASPFSPRPLSLAKTNQCESRSAEEATGAREQSLRWAPPRRPGEERDARTRRREERECATQFASTPGSATRKRSARGSDNSERPAAWAAEDERATGRCETCSRVQLFLAAYEVNPRCTRRREMESSETGPAAPSQTSYASFGHALRCPHTPFKSADAAECAATPARETEIGEEQKALASLLAYPAPPPTDIVTLSTDMAAEILPAVLPRARLQLSSACPFLAQEAARGSSSSASHIGPESSPHHSVGGRKRRQERERRQLAAAARREELLSHEALGTMWAMAGESDAPAEEEEERDDEGWECVERPAERDAESDFIECETLVLRSADGRRLRLAPCSAFLSPSPCGGCPHLPTSARRESCDTASPPAPSPSKAWPPAQRACAASLKSDASSCRGSPPLSCARAASPLRSALPRLPVAASHLSGLSAALHAFSPRVSESAGSTTAPSPALSCSSSCASSRLSSDIFRGIGESACGAVADAEEVVSRLRESHSPEACDDWRAAHGAGAARAEEATVVRRRSEQADGDSGRGWCRAARREREAARATTEGERQHSGKSARDAETWCKSNEEDESPVLLAGPETTGRRAEERDERAEEVGGDRVAAEEKIKQCRGGSDSYVSQEGRIGAREAFRLQSVDVEADHTHSLSSCQMSPSGCGKETASRELRMWADAVNLVLSSPCLSSSSRGAASASASCPLCPPRVPSKGAGGPLPPCRHTSRQPRPDAVASARPDAPEVPGSLLPFLGRHPSLESSIPPSSPLQLFLSPCRFASLSADSQLRERAPTPSGSPQAPVQAGGCGSGHSAAAPSPAAVAAAAPPGSHWRDQELLLLSLLQAERRQGRGACLWAPLAPAPPPRFAAGLAGGDASLAGTASGSPEAESASARREGESLSSPQGRQGLDSLRFVSQGGVKGAHDRLGDNWVRSCCDQIGFDELRLRLFTYAVANRGGA